The proteins below are encoded in one region of Erinaceus europaeus chromosome 15, mEriEur2.1, whole genome shotgun sequence:
- the TMEM265 gene encoding transmembrane protein 265: MEDEEKAVGILYNTEVARSPSPVRCCWFRLRSLAAASIICGCSCLGVVALVFAIKAEERHKAGRSEEAVHWAARARRFILASFAVWLMVLLLGPLLLWLLSYAIAQAE, translated from the exons ATGGAGGACGAGGAGAAGGCAGTGGGGATCTTGTACAACACAGAAGTTGCTCGTTCTCCATCCCCCGTCCGCTGCTGCTGGTTCCGCCTCCGCAGCTTGGCAGCTGCTAGCATTATCTGTGGCTGCTCCTGCCTGGGAGTTGTGGCCCTTGTGTTTGCCATCAAG GCTGAAGAGCGGCATAAGGCAGGCCGGTCCGAGGAGGCAGTGCACTGGGCGGCCCGGGCTCGGAGGTTCATCCTAGCCAGCTTTGCTGTCTGGCTTATGGTCCTCCTCCTGGGCCCTCTGCTGCTGTGGCTGCTCTCCTATGCCATCGCCCAAGCTGAGTGA
- the PHKG2 gene encoding phosphorylase b kinase gamma catalytic chain, liver/testis isoform isoform X1 — protein MTLDVGPEDELPDWAAAKEFYQKYDPKDVIGRGVSSVVRRCVHRATGQEFAVKIMEVTAERLSSEQLEEVREATRRETHILRQVAGHPHIITLIDSYESSSFMFLVFDLMRKGELFDYLTEKVALSEKETRSIMRSLLEAVNFLHANNIVHRDLKPENILLDDHMQIRLSDFGFSCHLEPGEKLRELCGTPGYLAPEILKCSMDETHPGYGKEVDLWACGVILFTLLAGSPPFWHRRQILMLRMIMEGQYHFSSPEWDDRSNTVKDLISKLLQVDPKERLTAEQALQHPFFERCEGSQSWNLTPRQRFRVAVWTVLAAGRVALSTHRMRPLTKNALLRDPYALRPVRRLIDNCAFRLYGHWVKRGEQQNRAALFQHQPPRPFAIRGPEEEGDTAPMDETMLVLG, from the exons ATGACGCTGGACGTGGGGCCGGAGGATGAGCTGCCCGACTGGGCCGCCGCCAAGGAGTTTTACCAGAAGTACGACCCCAAGGACGTCATTGGCAG AGGAGTGAGCTCTGTGGTCCGCCGCTGTGTTCATCGAGCTACTGGCCAGGAATTTGCGGTGAAGATCATGGAGGTGACAGCCGAACGGCTGAGTTCTGAGCAACTGGAGGAGGTGCGAGAAGCTACTCGGCGAGAGACACATATCCTTCGCCAGGTCGCTGGCCACCCCCATATCA TCACTCTCATCGATTCCTACGAGTCTTCTAGCTTCATGTTCCTGGTGTTTGACCT GATGCGGAAGGGAGAGCTGTTTGACTATCTCACAGAGAAGGTGGCCCTTTCAGAAAAGGAAACCAG GTCCATCATGAGGTCTCTGCTGGAGGCAGTGAACTTTCTCCATGCCAACAACATTGTGCACCGAGACCTGAAGCCGGAGAATATTCTCTTGGATGACCACATGCAGATCCGACTTTCAGATTTCGGCTTCTCCTGCCACTTGGAACCTGGCGAGAAGCTTCGAG aacTATGTGGGACCCCAGGGTATCTAGCACCAGAGATCCTAAAATGCTCCATGGATGAAACGCACCCTGGATACGGCAAAGAGGTCGACCT CTGGGCCTGTGGGGTGATCCTGTTCACGCtcctggctggctccccaccatTCTGGCACCGGCGCCAGATCCTGATGCTGCGCATGATCATGGAGGGCCAGTACCACTTCAGCTCGCCTGAGTGGGATGACCGTTCCAACACCGTCAAAGACCTG ATCTCTAAGCTGCTGCAGGTGGATCCCAAGGAGCGGCTGACCGCCGAGCAGGCATTACAGCACCCCTTCTTTGAGCGCTGTGAAGGcagccagtcctggaacctaaccCCCCGCCAGCGCTTCCGG gtggccGTGTGGACAGTGTTGGCTGCTGGCCGGGTGGCTTTGAGTACCCACCGTATGCGACCACTGACCAAGAACGCACTGCTGCGTGACCCATATGCCCTGCGGCCAGTTCGGCGGCTCATCGACAACTGCGCCTTCCGCCTATATGGGCACTGGGTGAAGAGGGGCGAGCAGCAGAACCGCGCCGCCCTCTTCCAGCACCAGCCCCCTCGGCCTTTTGCCATCCGTGGCCCTGAAGAAGAGGGGGACACAGCTCCCATGGACGAGACCATGTTGGTGCTGGGCTAG
- the PHKG2 gene encoding phosphorylase b kinase gamma catalytic chain, liver/testis isoform isoform X2, producing MTLDVGPEDELPDWAAAKEFYQKYDPKDVIGRMRKGELFDYLTEKVALSEKETRSIMRSLLEAVNFLHANNIVHRDLKPENILLDDHMQIRLSDFGFSCHLEPGEKLRELCGTPGYLAPEILKCSMDETHPGYGKEVDLWACGVILFTLLAGSPPFWHRRQILMLRMIMEGQYHFSSPEWDDRSNTVKDLISKLLQVDPKERLTAEQALQHPFFERCEGSQSWNLTPRQRFRVAVWTVLAAGRVALSTHRMRPLTKNALLRDPYALRPVRRLIDNCAFRLYGHWVKRGEQQNRAALFQHQPPRPFAIRGPEEEGDTAPMDETMLVLG from the exons ATGACGCTGGACGTGGGGCCGGAGGATGAGCTGCCCGACTGGGCCGCCGCCAAGGAGTTTTACCAGAAGTACGACCCCAAGGACGTCATTGGCAG GATGCGGAAGGGAGAGCTGTTTGACTATCTCACAGAGAAGGTGGCCCTTTCAGAAAAGGAAACCAG GTCCATCATGAGGTCTCTGCTGGAGGCAGTGAACTTTCTCCATGCCAACAACATTGTGCACCGAGACCTGAAGCCGGAGAATATTCTCTTGGATGACCACATGCAGATCCGACTTTCAGATTTCGGCTTCTCCTGCCACTTGGAACCTGGCGAGAAGCTTCGAG aacTATGTGGGACCCCAGGGTATCTAGCACCAGAGATCCTAAAATGCTCCATGGATGAAACGCACCCTGGATACGGCAAAGAGGTCGACCT CTGGGCCTGTGGGGTGATCCTGTTCACGCtcctggctggctccccaccatTCTGGCACCGGCGCCAGATCCTGATGCTGCGCATGATCATGGAGGGCCAGTACCACTTCAGCTCGCCTGAGTGGGATGACCGTTCCAACACCGTCAAAGACCTG ATCTCTAAGCTGCTGCAGGTGGATCCCAAGGAGCGGCTGACCGCCGAGCAGGCATTACAGCACCCCTTCTTTGAGCGCTGTGAAGGcagccagtcctggaacctaaccCCCCGCCAGCGCTTCCGG gtggccGTGTGGACAGTGTTGGCTGCTGGCCGGGTGGCTTTGAGTACCCACCGTATGCGACCACTGACCAAGAACGCACTGCTGCGTGACCCATATGCCCTGCGGCCAGTTCGGCGGCTCATCGACAACTGCGCCTTCCGCCTATATGGGCACTGGGTGAAGAGGGGCGAGCAGCAGAACCGCGCCGCCCTCTTCCAGCACCAGCCCCCTCGGCCTTTTGCCATCCGTGGCCCTGAAGAAGAGGGGGACACAGCTCCCATGGACGAGACCATGTTGGTGCTGGGCTAG
- the CFAP119 gene encoding cilia- and flagella-associated protein 119 isoform X3 produces MQSEQDLVSEPRQEPAEEDPAACVETGKTPDFRIVVSAEANEDPSATLFPPPLPQPRICMWKYLDIHSMHQLEKAVGTDEMREVLAKLLGLDCPAENLREAIILDLFSHAVIFCRQQGFSLEQTSTVCAMLQDLHKACVATPLGNLEECYRYFTSVLFCHGVRRPPFSINLFKEEQLLALADYVVNTYFRHFKLYKYVFTPQVQLDLSLTYMGLQPDQCSPEGEPGQVTLLRAYIKSQLSKELGQLQQLVEERLSASEDRLNNKLAALERPSQTPPAKGKTKTK; encoded by the exons ATGCAGAGCGAGCAGGACCTCGTCTCCGAACCCCGGCAGGAACCCGCGGAGGAAGACCCGGCCGCGTGCGTGGAGACGGGCAAGACACCCGACTTCCGGATAGTGGTCTCTGCAGAAGCCAATGAAGACCCTTCAGCCACCTTGTTCCCG CCACCATTGCCCCAGCCCAGGATATGCATGTG gaagtacctggacATCCACTCCATGCATCAGCTGGAGAAGGCAGTCGGCACTGATGAGATGAGGGA GGTGCTGGCCAAGTTGCTGGGGCTAGACTGTCCTGCGGAGAACCTGCGGGAAGCCATCATCTTGGACCTTTTCTCCCATGCAGTCATCTTCTGCCGCCAGCAGGGCTTCTCCCTGGAGCAGACGTCAACAGTGTGTGCCATGCTCCAGGACCTTCACAAAGCTTGTGTTG CAACCCCCCTGGGCAATCTGGAGGAATGTTACCGCTACTTCACCAGTGTCCTTTTCTGCCATGGAGTCAGG CGGCCCCCCTTCAGCATAAACCTCTTCAAGGAAGAGCAGCTGCTGGCGCTGGCCGATTACGTGGTCAACACCTACTTCCGCCACTTCAAGCTCTACAAATACGTCTTCACGCCACAG gTGCAGCTGGATCTGTCTTTGACTTACATGGGACTGCAGCCAGACCAGTGCTCTCCTGAGGGCGAGCCAG GCCAGGTCACTCTCCTCCGAGCCTACATCAAGTCCCAGCTGAGCAAGGAACTGGGGCAGCTCCAACAGCTGGTGGAGGAACGGCTCAGTGCCAGTGAGGACAGGCTCAATAACAAGCTGGCAGCGCTGGAGCGGCCTTCCCAGACACCTCCAGCCAAAGGCAAGACCAAGACCAAGTGA
- the CFAP119 gene encoding cilia- and flagella-associated protein 119 isoform X2: protein MQSEQDLVSEPRQEPAEEDPAACVETGKTPDFRIVVSAEANEDPSATLFPPPLPQPRICMWKYLDIHSMHQLEKAVGTDEMREVLAKLLGLDCPAENLREAIILDLFSHAVIFCRQQGFSLEQTSTVCAMLQDLHKACVATPLGNLEECYRYFTSVLFCHGVREEQLLALADYVVNTYFRHFKLYKYVFTPQVQLDLSLTYMGLQPDQCSPEGEPEKEETEEVEEQAGTAQEQEEEAVVKPEQEPSQVTLLRAYIKSQLSKELGQLQQLVEERLSASEDRLNNKLAALERPSQTPPAKGKTKTK, encoded by the exons ATGCAGAGCGAGCAGGACCTCGTCTCCGAACCCCGGCAGGAACCCGCGGAGGAAGACCCGGCCGCGTGCGTGGAGACGGGCAAGACACCCGACTTCCGGATAGTGGTCTCTGCAGAAGCCAATGAAGACCCTTCAGCCACCTTGTTCCCG CCACCATTGCCCCAGCCCAGGATATGCATGTG gaagtacctggacATCCACTCCATGCATCAGCTGGAGAAGGCAGTCGGCACTGATGAGATGAGGGA GGTGCTGGCCAAGTTGCTGGGGCTAGACTGTCCTGCGGAGAACCTGCGGGAAGCCATCATCTTGGACCTTTTCTCCCATGCAGTCATCTTCTGCCGCCAGCAGGGCTTCTCCCTGGAGCAGACGTCAACAGTGTGTGCCATGCTCCAGGACCTTCACAAAGCTTGTGTTG CAACCCCCCTGGGCAATCTGGAGGAATGTTACCGCTACTTCACCAGTGTCCTTTTCTGCCATGGAGTCAGG GAAGAGCAGCTGCTGGCGCTGGCCGATTACGTGGTCAACACCTACTTCCGCCACTTCAAGCTCTACAAATACGTCTTCACGCCACAG gTGCAGCTGGATCTGTCTTTGACTTACATGGGACTGCAGCCAGACCAGTGCTCTCCTGAGGGCGAGCCAG AGAAGGAAGAAActgaggaggtggaggagcaggcAGGCACTGcacaggagcaggaagaggaggcagtGGTCAAGCCAGAGCAAGAACCGA GCCAGGTCACTCTCCTCCGAGCCTACATCAAGTCCCAGCTGAGCAAGGAACTGGGGCAGCTCCAACAGCTGGTGGAGGAACGGCTCAGTGCCAGTGAGGACAGGCTCAATAACAAGCTGGCAGCGCTGGAGCGGCCTTCCCAGACACCTCCAGCCAAAGGCAAGACCAAGACCAAGTGA
- the CFAP119 gene encoding cilia- and flagella-associated protein 119 isoform X1: MQSEQDLVSEPRQEPAEEDPAACVETGKTPDFRIVVSAEANEDPSATLFPPPLPQPRICMWKYLDIHSMHQLEKAVGTDEMREVLAKLLGLDCPAENLREAIILDLFSHAVIFCRQQGFSLEQTSTVCAMLQDLHKACVATPLGNLEECYRYFTSVLFCHGVRRPPFSINLFKEEQLLALADYVVNTYFRHFKLYKYVFTPQVQLDLSLTYMGLQPDQCSPEGEPEKEETEEVEEQAGTAQEQEEEAVVKPEQEPSQVTLLRAYIKSQLSKELGQLQQLVEERLSASEDRLNNKLAALERPSQTPPAKGKTKTK, encoded by the exons ATGCAGAGCGAGCAGGACCTCGTCTCCGAACCCCGGCAGGAACCCGCGGAGGAAGACCCGGCCGCGTGCGTGGAGACGGGCAAGACACCCGACTTCCGGATAGTGGTCTCTGCAGAAGCCAATGAAGACCCTTCAGCCACCTTGTTCCCG CCACCATTGCCCCAGCCCAGGATATGCATGTG gaagtacctggacATCCACTCCATGCATCAGCTGGAGAAGGCAGTCGGCACTGATGAGATGAGGGA GGTGCTGGCCAAGTTGCTGGGGCTAGACTGTCCTGCGGAGAACCTGCGGGAAGCCATCATCTTGGACCTTTTCTCCCATGCAGTCATCTTCTGCCGCCAGCAGGGCTTCTCCCTGGAGCAGACGTCAACAGTGTGTGCCATGCTCCAGGACCTTCACAAAGCTTGTGTTG CAACCCCCCTGGGCAATCTGGAGGAATGTTACCGCTACTTCACCAGTGTCCTTTTCTGCCATGGAGTCAGG CGGCCCCCCTTCAGCATAAACCTCTTCAAGGAAGAGCAGCTGCTGGCGCTGGCCGATTACGTGGTCAACACCTACTTCCGCCACTTCAAGCTCTACAAATACGTCTTCACGCCACAG gTGCAGCTGGATCTGTCTTTGACTTACATGGGACTGCAGCCAGACCAGTGCTCTCCTGAGGGCGAGCCAG AGAAGGAAGAAActgaggaggtggaggagcaggcAGGCACTGcacaggagcaggaagaggaggcagtGGTCAAGCCAGAGCAAGAACCGA GCCAGGTCACTCTCCTCCGAGCCTACATCAAGTCCCAGCTGAGCAAGGAACTGGGGCAGCTCCAACAGCTGGTGGAGGAACGGCTCAGTGCCAGTGAGGACAGGCTCAATAACAAGCTGGCAGCGCTGGAGCGGCCTTCCCAGACACCTCCAGCCAAAGGCAAGACCAAGACCAAGTGA
- the CFAP119 gene encoding cilia- and flagella-associated protein 119 isoform X4, with the protein MKTLQPPCSRKYLDIHSMHQLEKAVGTDEMREVLAKLLGLDCPAENLREAIILDLFSHAVIFCRQQGFSLEQTSTVCAMLQDLHKACVATPLGNLEECYRYFTSVLFCHGVRRPPFSINLFKEEQLLALADYVVNTYFRHFKLYKYVFTPQVQLDLSLTYMGLQPDQCSPEGEPEKEETEEVEEQAGTAQEQEEEAVVKPEQEPSQVTLLRAYIKSQLSKELGQLQQLVEERLSASEDRLNNKLAALERPSQTPPAKGKTKTK; encoded by the exons ATGAAGACCCTTCAGCCACCTTGTTCCCG gaagtacctggacATCCACTCCATGCATCAGCTGGAGAAGGCAGTCGGCACTGATGAGATGAGGGA GGTGCTGGCCAAGTTGCTGGGGCTAGACTGTCCTGCGGAGAACCTGCGGGAAGCCATCATCTTGGACCTTTTCTCCCATGCAGTCATCTTCTGCCGCCAGCAGGGCTTCTCCCTGGAGCAGACGTCAACAGTGTGTGCCATGCTCCAGGACCTTCACAAAGCTTGTGTTG CAACCCCCCTGGGCAATCTGGAGGAATGTTACCGCTACTTCACCAGTGTCCTTTTCTGCCATGGAGTCAGG CGGCCCCCCTTCAGCATAAACCTCTTCAAGGAAGAGCAGCTGCTGGCGCTGGCCGATTACGTGGTCAACACCTACTTCCGCCACTTCAAGCTCTACAAATACGTCTTCACGCCACAG gTGCAGCTGGATCTGTCTTTGACTTACATGGGACTGCAGCCAGACCAGTGCTCTCCTGAGGGCGAGCCAG AGAAGGAAGAAActgaggaggtggaggagcaggcAGGCACTGcacaggagcaggaagaggaggcagtGGTCAAGCCAGAGCAAGAACCGA GCCAGGTCACTCTCCTCCGAGCCTACATCAAGTCCCAGCTGAGCAAGGAACTGGGGCAGCTCCAACAGCTGGTGGAGGAACGGCTCAGTGCCAGTGAGGACAGGCTCAATAACAAGCTGGCAGCGCTGGAGCGGCCTTCCCAGACACCTCCAGCCAAAGGCAAGACCAAGACCAAGTGA